One window from the genome of Schistocerca piceifrons isolate TAMUIC-IGC-003096 chromosome 1, iqSchPice1.1, whole genome shotgun sequence encodes:
- the LOC124783169 gene encoding syndecan: MLVRSKAVLAACLLVALLPSGNFLNPKDDIYIDDDTLEGSGGGNDEVKDDLESSGSGMGDDDEDTTEGSGGRPPIVGTPQIPLVPSKPVEENIATVTKVKPVDTPPQSPVEVTGVGNEPPESPEEDKEVRTEIDVHKDPTVVMNPKQEDRATSFFAQPGILAAVIGGAVVGLLCAILVVMFIVYRMRKKDEGSYALDEPKRSPTVNSYTKNSNREFYA; the protein is encoded by the exons agcGGCAATTTTTTAAATCCCAAAGATGACATatacattgatgatgatacactgGAAGGTTCTGGAGGAGGAAATGATGAGGTCAAAGATGATCTGGAATCAAGTGGGTCTGGAATgggagatgatgatgaagataccACCGAGGGATCAGGTGGTAGACCTCCTA TTGTAGGTACTCCACAGATACCTCTAGTACCTTCAAAACCAGTTGAAGAAAACATAGCCACCGTGACAAAAGTG AAACCTGTCGACACTCCGCCACAGAGTCCTGTAGAGGTCACTGGAGTTGGAAACGAGCCTCCTGAAAGCCCAGAAGAAGACAAGGAAGTACGAACTGAAATTGATGTGCACAAAGATCCGACGGTAGTCATGAACCCTAAGCAGGAAGACAGAGCAACATCCTTCTTTGCCCAACCGGGTATTTTAGCAG CGGTGATTGGTGGTGCTGTTGTTGGTTTGCTGTGTGCTATACTTGTTGTGATGTTCATCGTGTACAGAATGCGGAAGAAGGATGAAGGTTCGTACGCTTTAGATGAGCCGAAGCGTTCACCAACTGTCAATTCGTACACAAAAAATTCCAACAGAGAATTTTATGCTTGA